Proteins encoded together in one Labeo rohita strain BAU-BD-2019 chromosome 21, IGBB_LRoh.1.0, whole genome shotgun sequence window:
- the banf1 gene encoding barrier-to-autointegration factor, producing MSSTSQKHKDFVAEPMGEKSVMALAGIGEVLGKRLEEKGFDKAYVVLGQFLVLRKDEELFREWLKDTCGANTKQQGDCYSCLREWCDSFL from the exons ATGTCGTCCACATCACAAAAACACAAGGACTTTGTGGCAGAGCCCATGGGGGAGAAGTCTGTCATGGCACTAGCAGGAATCGGTGAAGTGCTTGGAAAGAGATTGGAAGAGAAGGGCTTCGACAAG GCATATGTTGTTCTAGGACAGTTCCTGGTGCTGAGGAAAGACGAGGAGCTGTTTCGGGAATGGTTGAAGGATACGTGCGGAGCCAACACCAAACAGCAAGGCGACTGTTATAGCTGTCTGAGAGAGTGGTGTGACTCTTTCCTgtag
- the gng3 gene encoding guanine nucleotide-binding protein G(I)/G(S)/G(O) subunit gamma-3, producing the protein MKGDTPVNSTMSVGQARKLVEQLKIEASFCRIKVSKAAADLMAYCDAHACEDPLITPVPTSENPFREKKFFCALL; encoded by the exons ATGAAAGGAGACACCCCTGTGAACAGCACCATGAGCGTTGGTCAGGCCAGGAAGCTGGTGGAACAGCTGAAGATTGAAGCAAGTTTTTGTCGAATCAAG GTGTCTAAGGCAGCGGCGGACTTGATGGCCTACTGTGATGCCCATGCATGTGAGGACCCTCTCATCACCCCTGTGCCCACTTCAGAAAACCCGTTCAGGGAGAAAAAGTTCTTCTGTGCTCTGCTCTGA
- the bscl2 gene encoding seipin, with protein MSTEGKTPLPAAGGPTGRQRDTTRSTSGRDNEGLQRMGAAMGPLLLWLQDVAAVTLLRARRTLLRAAILFCVLMLLLWVSIFLYGSFYYSYMPSVSFSTPVHFHYRTDCDASDSVLCSFPMANVSLLKNGRDQVMMSGQAYRISLELEMPESPVNEQLGMFMVKMSCYSTDGTVVQSVARSTMLHYRSNLLQTMSTLLFSPLLLTGVSEQKQLIEVELFQDFKSDLYQPAVGALIEIQSRRVQIYSSQLRIHAYFTGIRYLLYNFPVMSAIVGVASNFTFLSVIVLFSYLQFIWGGLYPPEQVRVKVMMGDSTRLQQRREEARKRMHSSASTPTMMYGRENSETADPPLQPKQTVRNKGELDTPTAIGTEDLNRLQEDEAAQDSSTDEAPIFLEAPHIAEEDPDHELRAGGMGNGTQDEETTQAQSSDSSLRQRHGPWMSL; from the exons ATGAGTACAGAGGGAAAGACCCCTTTGCCTGCAGCAGGGGGGCCGACGGGCAGACAGCGTGACACCACAAGATCCACGTCTGGACGTGACAACGAAGGATTGCAGAGAATGGGCGCAGCAATGGGGCCGTTACTGCTTTGGCTCCAGGATGTGGCAGCGGTGACCCTCCTGAGGGCCCGCAGGACGCTTCTAAGGGCCGCCATCCTGTTCTGCGTCCTGATGCTTCTCCTCTGGGTCTCTATCTTCTTGTATGGAAGCTTCTACTATTCCTACATGCCCAGTGTCAGCTTCTCCACACCAGTGCACTTCCATTACAG AACAGATTGCGATGCTTCAGATTCAGTCCTTTGTTCTTTCCCGATGGCTAACGTCTCACTCTTGAAGAATGGAAGAGACCAG GTGATGATGTCTGGTCAGGCCTACAGGATCTCTCTAGAGCTGGAAATGCCTGAATCTCCTGTTAACGAACAGCTTGGCATGTTCATGGTCAAAATGTCTTGCTATAGCACTGATGGGACAGTCGTTCAGTCGGTGGCCCGCTCA ACGATGCTGCACTACCGTTCCAATCTGCTGCAGACCATGAGCACGCTGCTCTTCTCACCCCTCCTGCTCACAGGTGTGTCTGAACAGAAACAACTCATCGAAGTGGAGCTCTTTCAAGATTTTAAATCAGACCTT TACCAGCCTGCAGTTGGTGCTCTGATCGAGATTCAGTCCCGCAGGGTCCAGATTTATTCTTCCCAGCTCAGGATCCATGCCTACTTCACTGGCATTAG ATACCTCTTGTATAATTTCCCTGTGATGTCTGCTATCGTCGGGGTGGCGAGTAACTTCACCTTCCTCAGTGTCATTGTGCTCTTCAGCTACCTGCAGTTCATCTGGGGAGGGCTCTATCCCCCCGAGCAGGTCAGAGTGAAG GTGATGATGGGAGACTCAACACGTCTTCAGCAGAGGAGAGAAGAAGCACGTAAACGTATGCATTCATCCGCCAGCACTCCTA CAATGATGTATGGAAGAGAAAACAGTGAAACGGCAGATCCACCACTGCAACCAAAGCAAACCGTTCGAAACAAAG GTGAGTTGGACACTCCTACTGCGATTGGGACAGAGGACCTGAATCGTCTGCAAGAGGATGAAGCTG CTCAGGACTCCTCAACAGATGAAGCTCCCATTTTCCTTGAGGCTCCTCATATTGCAGAGGAGGACCCAGATCATGAGCTGAGAGCAGGAGGAATGGGAAATGGGACTCAAGATGAAGAAACTACCCAAGCGCAGTCCTCAGACAGCAGCCTTAGACAAAGGCATGGACCGTGGATGAGCCTCTGA
- the nxf1b gene encoding nuclear RNA export factor 1 gives MATADDSRYYNEHDDRVGGPKHRNRKGRGPFRAPLYSDQISRPRHRGGHSGGGGGGGGGGGGPGPRSRLQDDDGDVTMSEGPQDGGSQRRFNPYGRPQNRRENRKGGRGGGGGAGGGGNEDRGGNRYGGRGGGGGGGSDGNRKNWFKMTIPFGKKYEKDWLLSSLQSVCSMPFHAVHYHTDGNKAQFYVEDATTANALFKVSRKITDKDGYKVTVIMNSCPPPTLIHTDLKAADLEHLKQCMAKRFDGSQQALDLNNIRVDPDLVSQNIEVTLNRRNSMLAVIKIIEENIPELLCLNLSNNRLYRLDDLADIVNKVPNLKILNLSQNELKTERELDKLKGLKLVELSLEGNPLCGHYKNQTDYVSAIRERFPKLLKLDGHDLPPPIGFDLEVAPATLPPAKASYFCSEEIKNIILCFLQQYYSIYDSGDRQPLLDAYHDGAAFSLIIPFTLQNPSKYSIGEYQKDCRNIRRMKDDPTTRFRLMKHTRLNVVAFLNELPKTQHDIASFIVDVNTYTATLLAFTVSGVFKENSKSRDSYRAFSRVFIAVPAGNAGLCIVNDELFVRNATTEEIRRAFVAPAPTPSSSPVPTLSAPQQEMLAAFSLKSGMNLEWSQKCLQDNDWDFERAAQIFTGLKAQGKIPDVAFVK, from the exons ATGGCGACAGCGGACGACTCGCGCTACTATAATG AGCATGATGACCGTGTTGGTGGACCAAAGCATCGTAACCGTAAAGGCAGAGGCCCTTTTAGAGCCCCCCTGTACAGTGATCAGATTTCTCGACCGAGGCATCGAGGCGGTCACAGTGGTGgtggtggaggaggaggaggaggaggtggcgGCCCTGGACCTCGTTCCAGACTTCAGGATGATGATGGAGATGTGACCATGTCAGAAGGTCCTCAAGACGGTGGCTCCCAGCGCAGATT CAATCCATATGGCCGGCCACAGAATCGCCGCGAGAATCGCAAAGGTGGACGTGGTGGTGGAGGCGGCGCCGGTGGAGGTGGAAATGAAGATAGAGGAGGCAATCGATATGGAGGCAGAGGTGGTGGAGGTGGCGGTGGTTCTGATGGAAATCGCAAGAACTGGTTTAAGATGACT ATTCCTTTCGGGAAGAAATATGAAAAAGATTGGCTTTTGTCTTCGCTTCAGAGCGTCTGTTCCATGCCATTCCATGCCGTTCAC TATCACACTGATGGCAACAAGGCCCAGTTTTATGTTGAAGATGCCACAACTGCTAACGCTTTGTTTAAAGTGTCGCGGAAAATAACAGACAAAGATGGATATAAG GTGACTGTTATTATGAACAGCTGCCCACCTCCCACATTGATTCACACTGATCTGAAGGCCGCAGATCTGGAGCATTTGAAG CAATGCATGGCCAAACGCTTTGATGGGTCACAGCAGGCACTTGATCTGAACAACATCAGAGTTGATCCAG ATTTGGTTTCTCAAAATATCGAGGTCACTTTGAATCGGAGGAACTCCATGTTGGCGGTTATCAAAATAATTGAGGAGAACATTCCTGAG CTTCTTTGTCTGAACCTGAGCAACAACCGGTTATACAGGCTGGATGACTTGGCAGATATTGTCAACAAAGTTCCCAACTTGAAGATTCTCAACCTGTCACAAAATGAG CTGAAGACGGAGAGAGAGCTTGACAAACTGAAGGGTCTGAAGCTGGTGGAACTCTCTTTGGAGGGAAATCCGTTATGTGGACACTACAAGAACCAGACTGACTATGTCAG TGCCATTCGGGAACGATTCCCCAAGCTGCTTAAACTG GATGGACACGATCTTCCGCCTCCCATTGGTTTTGATTTGGAAGTCGCTCCTGCGACTCTTCCCCCAGCCAAG GCTAGCTACTTCTGCTCTGAAGAAATCAAGAACATCATCCTTTGCTTCCTGCAACA GTATTACAGCATATATGATTCAGGAGACAGACAACCCCTATTGGACGCCTACCATGATGGTGCAGCTTTTTCCCTCATCATTCCCTTCACCCTGCAGAACCCTTCAAAGTACAGTATA GGGGAGTATCAGAAAGACTGTCGCAACATCAGGCGTATGAAAGATGACCCTA CTACACGGTTTCGTTTGATGAAACACACACGATTAAACGTGGTGGCTTTCCTGAACGAACTCCCCAAAACTCAACATGACATCGCCTCCTTCATCGTAGACGTCAACACCTACACA GCTACATTGTTGGCTTTTACAGTCAGTGGAGTTTTCAAAGAGA aTAGCAAATCCAGAGACTCGTACAGAGCCTTCTCTCGAGTGTTCATCGCCGTTCCTGCTGGAAATGCTGG TCTGTGCATTGTGAATGACGAGCTCTTCGTCCGAAATGCCACTACGGAGGAAATTCGACGTGCATTTGTTGCTCCCGCCCCCACGCCGTCCAGCAGCCCTGTGCCCACTCTGTCCGCCCCGCAACAAGAAATGCTTGCTGCCTTCTCCCTAAAGTCAGGCATGAACCTAGAATGGTCTCAGAA GTGCCTACAAGACAACGATTGGGATTTTGAGAGGGCTGCCCAAATCTTCACCGGCCTTAAG GCACAAGGAAAAATCCCAGATGTTGCGTTCGTCAAATGA